Genomic segment of Chloroflexota bacterium:
CCAGCCTCGACGTGGCCCACGCCCGCATGCACGAGCTGCCCACCGGCGGCCGCACGCCGCTGGCCCACGGCCTAGAGCTGGCTCGGCTCGTGGTCGAGCGCGAACGCGCGCGTGACGCCCAGCTGCGCCCCATCCTGATCCTGCTGACCGACGGCGTCGCCAACGTCGGGCTGGCCGCGGGCTCCGATCCGATCACCGACGCCATGCAGTCCGCCGGCGCCATCGCGCGCGACCGCGTGCCCGCGCTCGTAGTCGACGCCGACCGCCGCCACAACCGCAGCGGCTCGCTGGTGGAGCTCGCCAAGCAGATGGCCGCGGCCCACGTGCGCCTGGACGCCCTGGCCGCGGGACAGCTGACCAGCCTCATTCGCCTCGCCGCGGCCTAAGCCGCCGCTCCGACGGGGACCCGCGCGTGGACTCGCCGTCGGGCCGTCTGCCACGCCGGATATCGGTGGTCGGCCTCTCCGGATCGGGCAAGACGACCGTCGCCCGGCGACTTGCCCGCCTCGTGGATGCGCCGCACGTCGAGCTGGACGCCCTGCACTGGGTCCATCCGGACTGGGCCGAGCCGTCCGGCGAGGAGTTTCGCGCGGCGGTCGGACGCGCCCTGGCCGGCGACGCCTGGGTCGTCGAGGGCAACTACCGGAGCGCTCGCGCGGTGTATTGGCCACGGGTCGAGATGCTGGTGTGGCTGGACCTGCCGCTGTGGGTAATCACCTGGCGCGTGCTGCGTCGCACGCTGCGGCGCGTAGGGTCCAGCGAGCGCCTGTGGGGGACCCAGCGCGAGACGTTTCGCAGAGGATTCCTGAGCTACGACAGCTTGTGGCTCTGGAATGTCCGCACCCACCGGCCGCGGCGACGCCTCTATCGCGACCTCGCCGCGGAGCTCGAACTTCGCGGTGGACAGGCGGTGCGGCTGCGCTCCCAGCGCACGGTGGACCAGTGGCTGGAGCGCCTGGCGAATCAGAAGCGGTCGGATCGCCAGGAGGGTCTGATGTAGGCCGTAGCCTTGACCCCAATCCGTTCGCCCTGAGCTTGTCGAAGGGGTGACCGAACGGATTGGGGTCGCGAATGACGGCAGCCCTTGCCACTTCAGAGGTCTGCTAACGCCAACTGCGCCGGAGCCGGCGGCGGTCCCAGCACCGGCAACGACTCCTCCATGGGCCCGACCGTCTCCCGGACCGCTTGCGCCCGCGCGTGCAACTCGTTGCTGACCGTCTGGTCGACGTAGCGCGTATCGTCGGGATACAGCCCGCCATAGAGCGGCTCCAGGTGGGGAAAGTACCGCCGCAGGTGGTGCATGAACCAGCGCTTGGGCTCCTGGTCCAGATGCAGCATCACCACGCCCACGCGCCGCGCGCCGTGATCCCTCGCCCGCCGCATCACCGCCTCGATCGCGGCGTTGGAATCCGTCAGGCCCGGCAGCACCGGGGCCATGTTCACCCCCACGTCCAGCTTCAGCCGCGCCAGCTCGGCGACCAGTCGAAATCGCTCGTCCGGCGGCGGCGTTCCCGGCTCGATGCGCCGGGAGAGATTCGCGTCGGCGATGGGAATGGAAACAGTGACGGAAAGCCCGGCGGCGCGCGCCAGGTCCTGCAAGAGATCGCCGTCTCGCCGCAGCAGCGTCGACTTGGTGATCAGGCCGATCGGCGAGCGCGCGGCCAGGAACTCGCGCAGGCAGGCGCGCGTGAGCTTCAGGCGCCCCTCGACCGGCTGATACGGATCGGTCGCCGCGCCCACCGCCACCGTCTCGCGTTTCCACCGCGGCGACTGAAGCTGCGCCCGCAGCCGCTCGGCGACGTTGACTTTGGCGAAC
This window contains:
- a CDS encoding radical SAM protein, with translation MPFKWSLNPYRGCSHACWYCYARQTHTYFDLDGGRDFERIVFAKVNVAERLRAQLQSPRWKRETVAVGAATDPYQPVEGRLKLTRACLREFLAARSPIGLITKSTLLRRDGDLLQDLARAAGLSVTVSIPIADANLSRRIEPGTPPPDERFRLVAELARLKLDVGVNMAPVLPGLTDSNAAIEAVMRRARDHGARRVGVVMLHLDQEPKRWFMHHLRRYFPHLEPLYGGLYPDDTRYVDQTVSNELHARAQAVRETVGPMEESLPVLGPPPAPAQLALADL